A single window of Nasonia vitripennis strain AsymCx chromosome 4, Nvit_psr_1.1, whole genome shotgun sequence DNA harbors:
- the LOC103315965 gene encoding speckle-type POZ protein-like has protein sequence MNKPVVAYQWGFTEVNMKKSNFLWKINNYSHISKDTGVILESPLFSLDADDETKWYLGLYANGYNNSNYVSLYFMNKSSIDFQAEAEVTLSMLDANGVKCSKKKIKKELTKGSVNSVGFDWYVEKSYLKHEAYNLIVNDVLTIFCEYTIITDIVNSTMQGLQSPKLLEQKALEAFERQFESDEFHDFTLTAPCGKQLRAHKFVLAARSPVFSSMIIRDMKEKNENNANIKEVDYASLREMLRFMYSAKVENLKELAGGVLEAARKYQVDGLKEVCEEYLFKNLTVENAVETLALAYRYEIENLKAQASKFITFHAKEIIETPEFQSVDEANLLSEIIRVIASNK, from the coding sequence ATGAACAAGCCGGTAGTTGCCTACCAGTGGGGTTTTACTGAAGTGAATATGAAGAAATCTAACTTTTTGTGGAAAATCAACAACTACAGTCATATAAGCAAAGATACTGGAGTCATACTTGAATCGCCTCTGTTTTCGCTCGATGCTGATGACGAAACGAAATGGTACTTAGGACTGTACGCGAACGGTTATAATAACTCAAATTACGTAAGCTTGTATTTTATGAACAAATCATCGATTGATTTCCAAGCGGAAGCTGAAGTTACTTTATCCATGTTGGACGCTAATGGAGTTAAATGCAGCaaaaagaagataaaaaaagaactaaCTAAAGGTAGCGTAAATTCTGTTGGATTTGATTGGTACGTAGAGAAAAGTTATCTCAAGCACGAAGCATACAATCTGATCGTAAATGACGTCCTTACAATTTTTTGCGAGTACACCATCATCACCGACATAGTGAACTCGACGATGCAAGGCTTGCAAAGCCCCAAACTTTTAGAGCAAAAAGCTCTCGAGGCGTTCGAGAGACAGTTCGAATCGGACGAGTTTCACGACTTCACGCTCACGGCTCCCTGTGGAAAGCAACTTCGCGCGCACAAATTTGTGTTGGCTGCCCGAAGCCCGGTATTTTCATCGATGATTATTCGAGATATGAAAGAAAAGAATGAGAACAACGCCAACATAAAAGAAGTGGATTACGCCTCGCTGAGAGAAATGCTGCGCTTTATGTACTCCGCAAAGGTTGAAAATCTCAAAGAATTGGCCGGTGGTGTTCTCGAAGCGGCCCGAAAGTATCAAGTCGACGGATTGAAGGAAGTATGCGAGGAATATCTGTTTAAAAACTTGACCGTCGAAAACGCAGTCGAGACTCTGGCACTCGCTTATCGCTACGAAATAGAGAATTTAAAAGCTCAAGCCAGTAAATTCATCACGTTCCACGCCAAGGAAATAATCGAAACTCCGGAATTTCAATCCGTCGACGAAGCGAATTTGCTGTCAGAGATTATTCGTGTAATCGCTTCTAACAAATAA
- the LOC100118179 gene encoding insulin-like growth factor-binding protein complex acid labile subunit — MSRAPALFPVLALLLALAINFPSAVNAGCFLERGVSNLGEHDAYTCLRSKDFQKDLDRLPLNVTKLVNIAFRNSVVPKLEADSLKKLGTKALGLSIVYSGLEQIHDDAFQGLAELKGLILRRNRITEVKKSWFTNLGKLESLDLSGNMIRQFDPAIFDLTPMIQEFEVSENLLTSFDLDAMKSKWPKLKKVGLQWNPYDWIQGIKIIEYSNANPSLVKNSYASIDGIRDTYKLVKECMNTISKKDDLTELDTCLQAKLTKALEIPKMLEGEKPADPAKTA; from the exons ATGTCTCGTGCACCGGCTTTGTTCCCAG TGTTGGCACTGTTGCTGGCGTTGGCGATAAATTTCCCAAGCGCGGTAAATGCCGGTTGCTTCCTGGAACGTGGCGTCTCGAATCTTGGCGAGCACGACGCCTACACCTGTCTCCGCAGCAAGGACTTTCAGAAGGACCTGGACCGGTTACCCCTCAACGTCACGAAGCTCGTGAACATCGCCTTCCGGAACAGCGTAGTGCCCAAACTCGAGGCCGACTCCTTGAAGAAGCTCGGTACCAAAGCCCTTGGCCTCAGCATCGTCTACTCCGGCCTTGAGCAGATCCATGACGACGCCTTCCAGGGACTGGCCGAGCTCAAGGGCCTGATTCTCAGGCGCAACCGTATCACCGAGGTCAAGAAGTCCTGGTTCACGAATCTTGGCAAACTTG AAAGCCTCGACCTCAGCGGCAACATGATCCGCCAGTTCGACCCGGCGATCTTCGACCTGACGCCCATGATCCAGGAATTCGAGGTCTCGGAGAACCTGCTGACCAGCTTCGACCTCGACGCGATGAAGAGCAAATGGCCAAAACTGAAGAAGGTCGGTCTCCAGTGGAATCCCTACGACTGGATCCAGGGCATCAAGATCATCGAGTATTCGAACGCCAATCCGAGCTTGGTAAAGAACTCGTACGCCTCGATCGACGGTATCCGCGACACCTACAAACTCGTCAAAGAGTGCATGAACACCATAAGCAAGAAGGACGATCTTACGGAGCTCGACACCTGTCTCCAAGCCAAGCTGACCAAGGCACTCGAAATTCCCAAGATGCTGGAGGGCGAGAAACCAGCTGATCCGGCCAAAACCGCGTAA
- the LOC100679235 gene encoding protein AAR2 homolog isoform X2: protein MSSDSIEMNQDLAKRLLLEGGTLVLLDVPTGTDFGIDIKSWNSGENFKGIKMIPPGFHFVHYSATDEYGESAPRVGFFRNFKCQDFIVKRWDKNLEDLSSEPVPEETVERLKANLKELDRYLGPYPFDMWNQWKDLTNKIDDSIVERCSPVCGFVRSALELVNFDDASRPRGTESRKRKRGAGLTVEEKEQELLPDLKPKPGTELRLSELPQKFYPDDATPAEITRHSLDTSYALDTLLNKLKDPMEIIGELQLSFVCFLAGQSLEAFEHWKGLVSLICKADSLIPSQRAVFSEFLNVLEIQLSHVPEEVLCDIVASNNFVYHNLRKLFANIESNTNVDDRLKSLAIRVRDRLTKKFLWDFKDLQEEDDDEAPVVVALD from the exons atgtcgAGTGACAGTATAGAAATGAATCAAGATCTTGCTAAACGTTTGCTACTTGAAGGAGGAACGTTAGTTCTTCTAGATGTACCAACTGGAACAGATTTTGGCATTGACATTAAATCTTGGAACAGTGGAGAAAATTTTAAAGGAATTAAAATGATTCCACCTGGCTTTCATTTTGTTCATTACAG TGCTACAGATGAATATGGAGAATCAGCACCAAGAGTTGGTTTTTTCCGTAATTTTAAATGTCAAGACTTTATTGTTAAGAGGTGGGATAAAAATCTTGAAGACCTCAGTTCTGAGC CTGTTCCAGAGGAAACAGTTGAAAGATTAAAAGCTAATTTAAAAGAGCTTGATAGATATTTGGGGCCGTACCCTTTTGATATGTGGAATCAATGGAAAGATCTTACAAATAAAATAGATGATTCAATTGTGGAAAGATGTTCTCCAGTATGTGG atttgTTCGCTCTGCTCTAGAACTAGTTAACTTTGACGATGCTTCAAGACCAAGAGGAACTGAaagtagaaaaagaaaacgaggTGCTGGTCTTACGGTTGAAGAAAAAGAACAAGAATTATTACCAGATCTTAAGCCCAAACCAGGAACAGAACTAAGACTTTCGGAGCTACCTCAAAAGTTTTATCCCGATGATGCAACTCCAGCAGAAATCACAAGACATTCATTAGATACCAGTTATGCATTAGATACACTTctcaataaattaaaaga TCCAATGGAAATCATTGGGGAATTACAGTTATCATTTGTGTGTTTCTTGGCTGGTCAAAGTTTAGAAGCCTTTGAACACTGGAAAGGACTTGTCTCGTTGATTTGTAAAGCAGATTCATTAATACCTTCTCAGAGAGCTGTATTCtctgaatttttaaatgtgCTCGAAATCCAACTTTCACATGTTCCAGAAGAAGTTCTTTGTGATATAGTAGCtagtaataattttgtttatcataatttaagaaaattatttgctaatATCGAATCAAATACAAACGTAGACGATAGATTAAAATCTCTAGCAATAAGGGTAAGAGACAGacttacaaaaaaattcttatGGGATTTTAAGGATTTGCAAGAGGAAGATGATGATGAAGCCCCTGTTGTTGTGGCGTTAGATTAA
- the LOC100679639 gene encoding uncharacterized protein LOC100679639 isoform X1: MASHFSIFSESENRNSLSLNKGKERSQNLKLAKLKTVGTTGSTPLKIFAQPQPTKPKGLSIRSKSDLNVSVSTSSGFSKQISKDCMNLEDKSNVSKKPSLSPIKWKTPKSKTFTNITTKKLSPKISSPIMKNVVDEFVFAKPATPKPLKKYPEPETLAGYYDPIKLMDEEMESIFNKDLASIKLVRSNDDSINSLEDEGFISDPEQDSLYDSLMQCSIPSYDDIGLPDISDSDGED; this comes from the exons ATGGCTAGTCATTTTAGTATTTTCAGTGAGTCTGAAAATCGTAATTCTTTATCTTTAAACAAgg gTAAAGAGAGATCCCAAAATCTTAAACTAGCAAAACTAAAGACTGTTGGAACAACTGGATCTACtccattaaaaatatttgctcAACCACAGCCAACTAAACCGAAAGGACTTTCGATTCGCTCAAAATCAGATCTCAATGTATCTGTTTCTACCAGTTCTGGATTTAGTAAACAAATTTCAAAGGATTGCATGAATTTAGAAGATAAATCAAATGTTTCAAAGAAACCATCTCTTTCGCCAATAAAATGGAAAACACCAAAG aGCAAAACATTCACAAATATtactacaaaaaaattatcaccAAAAATATCATCTCCAATTATGAAGAATGTTGTAGATGAGTTTGTATTCGCAAAACCAGCAACTCCAAAACCACTTAAGAAATATCCAGAACCAGAAACCTTAGCTGGCTATTATGATCCAATTAAATTGATGG atGAAGAAATGGAgagtatttttaacaaagaCCTTGCATCAATAAAACTTGTGAGGAGTAATGATGACTCAATAAATTCTCTTGAAGACGAAGGATTTATTTCtg atccTGAGCAAGATTCACTTTATGATTCATTGATGCAGTGCTCAATACCATCTTACGATGATATTGGACTTCCAGATATTTCAGATTCAGATGGTGAAGATTAA
- the LOC100679541 gene encoding carboxypeptidase N subunit 2-like produces the protein MIGKVVSLGLVLLALTALAEGFCYRKNPPKSQENAEQLLQPGNYSILVCVKSTDFAADLEKAPKQNITEVWFSMSNVPKLQNDAFAKYAEKIVKIEIWSSKLAEIEDGALKGLKELKGLILPRNELTTLKASWFKETPKLLELNLAFNHLRTIEVEFLKLVPALISLDLRGNELASLPGDFAKQLPASLRRINIFNNPLNYKQSMEIVEWSKNKDDKTNESRLKELKHVFNMTKICLDNKTITDKSNDAIDKCVEEQMNVEVDLVAKSTAVTKTTASAAATTVADAAAASSNTTTTTVMP, from the exons ATGATCGGTAAAGTGGTAAGCCTCGGCCTCGTGCTGCTGGCGCTGACGGCCCTCGCCGAGGGCTTCTGCTACCGTAAGAACCCGCCAAAGTCCCAGGAGAATGCTGAACAGTTGCTCCAACCTGGCAACTACTCGATCCTGGTTTGCGTCAAGTCGACCGATTTCGCTGCCGATCTCGAGAAGGCGCCCAAGCAGAACATCACCGAGGTCTGGTTCTCCATGTCCAACGTGCCCAAGCTGCAGAACGACGCGTTCGCCAAGTACGCCGAGAAGATCGTCAAGATCGAGATCTGGAGCAGCAAGCTCGCTGAGATCGAGGACGGCGCTCTTAAGG GCCTCAAGGAGTTGAAGGGTCTGATACTGCCGAGAAACGAACTGACCACCTTGAAAGCCTCCTGGTTCAAGGAAACGCCGAAGCTCCTCGAGCTCAACCTGGCCTTCAACCATCTGCGAACTATCGAGGTGGAGTTCCTGAAGCTGGTCCCAGCCTTGATCAGCCTGGACCTGCGCGGTAACGAGTTGGCCTCGCTACCCGGAGACTTCGCGAAGCAGCTGCCTGCCAGTCTGCGTCGCATCAACATCTTCAACAATCCCTTGAACTACAAGCAGTCGATGGAGATAGTCGAGTGGAGCAAGAACAAGGACGACAAGACGAACGAGTCACGATTGAAGGAGCTGAAGCATGTTTTCAACATGACCAAAATCTGCCTGGACAACAAGACCATCACCGACAAGAGCAACGACGCCATCGACAAGTGTGTCGAGGAACAGATGAACGTTGAGGTTGATCTAGTGGCCAAGAGCACGGCTGTCACCAAGACCACCGCTTCAGCTGCTGCCACTACCGTagccgatgctgctgctgcgagcaGCAATACCACCACTACCACGGTCATGCCTTGA
- the LOC100679235 gene encoding protein AAR2 homolog isoform X4 — translation MNMENQHQELVFSVILNVKTLLLRGGIKILKTSVLSVTVPEETVERLKANLKELDRYLGPYPFDMWNQWKDLTNKIDDSIVERCSPVCGFVRSALELVNFDDASRPRGTESRKRKRGAGLTVEEKEQELLPDLKPKPGTELRLSELPQKFYPDDATPAEITRHSLDTSYALDTLLNKLKDPMEIIGELQLSFVCFLAGQSLEAFEHWKGLVSLICKADSLIPSQRAVFSEFLNVLEIQLSHVPEEVLCDIVASNNFVYHNLRKLFANIESNTNVDDRLKSLAIRVRDRLTKKFLWDFKDLQEEDDDEAPVVVALD, via the exons ATGAATATGGAGAATCAGCACCAAGAGTTGGTTTTTTCCGTAATTTTAAATGTCAAGACTTTATTGTTAAGAGGTGGGATAAAAATCTTGAAGACCTCAGTTCTGAGCGTAA CTGTTCCAGAGGAAACAGTTGAAAGATTAAAAGCTAATTTAAAAGAGCTTGATAGATATTTGGGGCCGTACCCTTTTGATATGTGGAATCAATGGAAAGATCTTACAAATAAAATAGATGATTCAATTGTGGAAAGATGTTCTCCAGTATGTGG atttgTTCGCTCTGCTCTAGAACTAGTTAACTTTGACGATGCTTCAAGACCAAGAGGAACTGAaagtagaaaaagaaaacgaggTGCTGGTCTTACGGTTGAAGAAAAAGAACAAGAATTATTACCAGATCTTAAGCCCAAACCAGGAACAGAACTAAGACTTTCGGAGCTACCTCAAAAGTTTTATCCCGATGATGCAACTCCAGCAGAAATCACAAGACATTCATTAGATACCAGTTATGCATTAGATACACTTctcaataaattaaaaga TCCAATGGAAATCATTGGGGAATTACAGTTATCATTTGTGTGTTTCTTGGCTGGTCAAAGTTTAGAAGCCTTTGAACACTGGAAAGGACTTGTCTCGTTGATTTGTAAAGCAGATTCATTAATACCTTCTCAGAGAGCTGTATTCtctgaatttttaaatgtgCTCGAAATCCAACTTTCACATGTTCCAGAAGAAGTTCTTTGTGATATAGTAGCtagtaataattttgtttatcataatttaagaaaattatttgctaatATCGAATCAAATACAAACGTAGACGATAGATTAAAATCTCTAGCAATAAGGGTAAGAGACAGacttacaaaaaaattcttatGGGATTTTAAGGATTTGCAAGAGGAAGATGATGATGAAGCCCCTGTTGTTGTGGCGTTAGATTAA
- the LOC100679639 gene encoding uncharacterized protein LOC100679639 isoform X2 encodes MASHFSIFSESENRNSLSLNKGKERSQNLKLAKLKTVGTTGSTPLKIFAQPQPTKPKGLSIRSKSDLNVSVSTSSGFSKQISKDCMNLEDKSNVSKKPSLSPIKWKTPKNVVDEFVFAKPATPKPLKKYPEPETLAGYYDPIKLMDEEMESIFNKDLASIKLVRSNDDSINSLEDEGFISDPEQDSLYDSLMQCSIPSYDDIGLPDISDSDGED; translated from the exons ATGGCTAGTCATTTTAGTATTTTCAGTGAGTCTGAAAATCGTAATTCTTTATCTTTAAACAAgg gTAAAGAGAGATCCCAAAATCTTAAACTAGCAAAACTAAAGACTGTTGGAACAACTGGATCTACtccattaaaaatatttgctcAACCACAGCCAACTAAACCGAAAGGACTTTCGATTCGCTCAAAATCAGATCTCAATGTATCTGTTTCTACCAGTTCTGGATTTAGTAAACAAATTTCAAAGGATTGCATGAATTTAGAAGATAAATCAAATGTTTCAAAGAAACCATCTCTTTCGCCAATAAAATGGAAAACACCAAAG AATGTTGTAGATGAGTTTGTATTCGCAAAACCAGCAACTCCAAAACCACTTAAGAAATATCCAGAACCAGAAACCTTAGCTGGCTATTATGATCCAATTAAATTGATGG atGAAGAAATGGAgagtatttttaacaaagaCCTTGCATCAATAAAACTTGTGAGGAGTAATGATGACTCAATAAATTCTCTTGAAGACGAAGGATTTATTTCtg atccTGAGCAAGATTCACTTTATGATTCATTGATGCAGTGCTCAATACCATCTTACGATGATATTGGACTTCCAGATATTTCAGATTCAGATGGTGAAGATTAA
- the LOC103315971 gene encoding speckle-type POZ protein-like, translated as MNKPLVAAELGFTEQQIMISSYAWKIKNFRFINMPAGERLESPTFNLASDKTVDWYLALYPFGIDKAYKHCISASLGNKSKSTEKFSMDVSFSISVLDRKGQIVHKRSKNSVINSNSFNGFNEFLERHTLTAENSNMLINDVLTILCEFIVVGKTVNYSKQEYTKYSAAYNTISKRKVLLNDIECQLEADRFHDLTITAPCGTELHAHKFMLAARSPVFRAMFTVDMKEKANNAVKIEDITYNALKEMIRFMYTAKVENLDTCLDGVWMAAEKYQISGLKGECRDYLFDNLSIDNAVKTLTYCHQFQLNDLKALTHRFMTFHAKDIANTESFKSIDDPDLLMEIVQNLTLKS; from the coding sequence ATGAATAAGCCATTAGTTGCGGCTGAGTTGGGTTTCACCGAACAACAAATCATGATATCAAGTTATGCGTGGAAAATCAAAAACTTCAGATTTATCAATATGCCGGCTGGAGAGAGGCTTGAATCCCCAACGTTTAACTTGGCTTCTGATAAGACAGTAGACTGGTATTTAGCGTTATATCCATTTGGTATAGATAAGGCTTATAAACACTGCATCAGTGCATCTCTTGgcaataaatcaaaatcaaccgAGAAGTTTAGCATGGACGTTTCATTTTCGATTTCTGTTCTAGATCGAAAAGGTCAAATCGTTCATAAAAGATCAAAGAATTCAGTAATAAACTCCAACTCATTCAACGGTTTTAACGAATTTCTGGAAAGGCATACTCTTACAGCTGAGAACAGCAACATGTTGATAAACGACGTTCTAACCATACTCTGCGAATTCATTGTAGTAGGCAAGACAGTGAATTATTCGAAACAGGAATACACGAAATACTCCGCAGCTTACAATACAATTTCAAAACGAAAAGTTTTGTTGAACGATATCGAGTGTCAATTGGAGGCCGATAGATTCCACGATTTGACGATCACTGCGCCCTGCGGCACTGAACTCCACGCCCACAAGTTCATGTTGGCAGCACGGAGTCCAGTGTTTCGGGCAATGTTTACCGTAGACATGAAGGAAAAGGCAAACAATGCAGTAAAAATCGAGGATATTACTTACAATGCTCTGAAGGAAATGATACGATTTATGTACACGGCTAAGGTCGAAAACCTCGACACATGCCTGGATGGAGTTTGGATGGCAGCGGAAAAATATCAGATCAGCGGATTAAAGGGCGAGTGTAGAGATTATCTTTTCGATAATTTGAGCATTGACAACGCTGTTAAAACATTGACGTACTGTCATCAATTTCAATTGAACGATTTGAAAGCCTTAACGCATCGATTCATGACATTCCACGCAAAAGATATTGCCAACACTGAGTCATTCAAGTCCATAGATGATCCGGATTTGTTGATGGAAATTGTTCAAAACCTGACTCTTAAATCATAA
- the LOC107981064 gene encoding uncharacterized protein LOC107981064: MRYTFLLAILIIWVTLITAGRRRHRPDDESQVQTRPRPPIPHRPHRPEPQTVTATCLVKISAKPNGQKKPQPVQKPVEQEMPVSQVISSSPKKKKLTSQNSKFLQRISLTGP, from the exons ATGAGATATACATTTCTTCTCGCAATTCTGATTATATGGGTGACGCTAATCACAGCCGGTCGAAGGCGGCATAGGCCTGACGATGAAAGCCAAGTGCAAACG CGTCCCAGACCGCCAATACCGCATCGTCCTCACCGTCCT GAGCCTCAAACGGTGACGGCTACATGTCTCGTGAAAATTTCAGCAAAGCCCAATGGTCAAAAAAAACCTCAACCTGTACAAAAACCCGTTGAACAAGAAATGCCTGTTTCACAAGTGATTTCATCCT caccgaaaaagaaaaagttaacGTCGCAGAATTCAAAGTTTCTTCAGAGAATTTCCCTCACAGGACCGTAA
- the LOC100679235 gene encoding putative malate dehydrogenase 1B isoform X3 has product MNLDEMITIVAGISRDSAFTYSCFIIESLSQVLPNFSAKKIALKSCDWEGWMKSKCKAHGWSHSGSPLIWRETGIFGGDPTYVGGSLEFQKFINTYYGIDIVLSKAEQKALDYDYLLADNFKSVYDKEQLDILHFTISGAGRSVCPDLVMQLASMKGICKNGIEINLFDTPGHFFKIKDIVKDASAIGGELRSIQILENVSDGLGNCDILIILDHIARDEQESTESWLSRNSDAYKELSEQINVYANSNLKIIFCSTGPNCFCANVIVKEAPKINKNNVIVISAHYGLEMIYDFIKSMDVNLKGISCPPVWGFLVFRNQILGAQMAFLLSI; this is encoded by the exons ATGAATTTAGATGAAATGATAACTATTGTAGCTGGCATTTCACGTGATAGTGCTTTTACTTATAgttgttttattattgaaagttTATCTCAAGTTCTACCAAATTTTTCTGCGAAGAAAATTGCTTTAAAATCTTGTGATTGGGAG GGCTGGATGAAAAGCAAGTGTAAAGCACATGGATGGTCTCACTCTGGTTCACCTTTGATTTGGCGTGAGACTGGTATATTTGGTGGGGATCCAACTTATGTTGGTGGAAGtcttgaatttcaaaaattcataaatactTACTATGGCATTGATATAGTTCTTTCGAAAGCAGAACAAAAAGCACTGGATTATGACTATTTACtg GCTGAcaattttaaatcagtttatgATAAAGAGCAATTAGACATTCTTCATTTTACAATATCAGGTGCTGGTAGATCAGTATGCCCTGATTTAGTAATGCAACTTGCATCAATGAAAGGCATTTGTAAAAATGGAATAGAAATTAATCTTTTTGATACACCTGggcattttttcaaaatcaaagaTATAGTTAAAGATGCATCAGCAATTGGTGGTGAACTACGCTCAAttcaaattttagaaaatgtatCCGATGGATTGGGAAATTGTGACATTTTGATCATTTTAGATCATATAGCCAG agATGAACAGGAAAGTACAGAAAGTTGGTTATCAAGAAATTCTGATGCATACAAAGAATTGTCAGAGCAAATAAATGTTTATGCTaattcaaatttgaaaattatcttTTGTTCTACGGGACCAAATTGTTTTTGTGCAAATGTGATAGTGAAAGAAGCAccaaaaatcaataaaaataatgttattgTCATTAGTGCACATTATGGTCTAGAAATGATTTATGACTTTATTAAATCAATGGATGTAAATTTAAAAGGGATCAGTTGTCCGCCTGTATGGGGATTTTTAG TCTTTAGGAATCAAATACTCGGAGCTCAGATGGCTTTTCTACTTAGCATTTAA
- the LOC100679235 gene encoding putative malate dehydrogenase 1B isoform X1: MNLDEMITIVAGISRDSAFTYSCFIIESLSQVLPNFSAKKIALKSCDWEGWMKSKCKAHGWSHSGSPLIWRETGIFGGDPTYVGGSLEFQKFINTYYGIDIVLSKAEQKALDYDYLLADNFKSVYDKEQLDILHFTISGAGRSVCPDLVMQLASMKGICKNGIEINLFDTPGHFFKIKDIVKDASAIGGELRSIQILENVSDGLGNCDILIILDHIARDEQESTESWLSRNSDAYKELSEQINVYANSNLKIIFCSTGPNCFCANVIVKEAPKINKNNVIVISAHYGLEMIYDFIKSMDVNLKGISCPPVWGFLGINQYVDVHHIIQNYLVYFPNKRALTSHTDSAQSLGIKYSELRWLFYLAFNKKPHEALTKRKSICMYHVGRTEDFQKCKAICDVLKLWYEKDDTRIGDEIITLGILSDGSFNIPQGIFFSQPVHLKILDDDSRVWVPCLEFPLPNDTSKILNNFIDTAELILKNTNLIK, from the exons ATGAATTTAGATGAAATGATAACTATTGTAGCTGGCATTTCACGTGATAGTGCTTTTACTTATAgttgttttattattgaaagttTATCTCAAGTTCTACCAAATTTTTCTGCGAAGAAAATTGCTTTAAAATCTTGTGATTGGGAG GGCTGGATGAAAAGCAAGTGTAAAGCACATGGATGGTCTCACTCTGGTTCACCTTTGATTTGGCGTGAGACTGGTATATTTGGTGGGGATCCAACTTATGTTGGTGGAAGtcttgaatttcaaaaattcataaatactTACTATGGCATTGATATAGTTCTTTCGAAAGCAGAACAAAAAGCACTGGATTATGACTATTTACtg GCTGAcaattttaaatcagtttatgATAAAGAGCAATTAGACATTCTTCATTTTACAATATCAGGTGCTGGTAGATCAGTATGCCCTGATTTAGTAATGCAACTTGCATCAATGAAAGGCATTTGTAAAAATGGAATAGAAATTAATCTTTTTGATACACCTGggcattttttcaaaatcaaagaTATAGTTAAAGATGCATCAGCAATTGGTGGTGAACTACGCTCAAttcaaattttagaaaatgtatCCGATGGATTGGGAAATTGTGACATTTTGATCATTTTAGATCATATAGCCAG agATGAACAGGAAAGTACAGAAAGTTGGTTATCAAGAAATTCTGATGCATACAAAGAATTGTCAGAGCAAATAAATGTTTATGCTaattcaaatttgaaaattatcttTTGTTCTACGGGACCAAATTGTTTTTGTGCAAATGTGATAGTGAAAGAAGCAccaaaaatcaataaaaataatgttattgTCATTAGTGCACATTATGGTCTAGAAATGATTTATGACTTTATTAAATCAATGGATGTAAATTTAAAAGGGATCAGTTGTCCGCCTGTATGGGGATTTTTAG GTATAAATCAATATGTGGATGTTCATCACATTATTCAAAATTACTTGGTTTACTTTCCTAATAAACGAGCATTAACATCTCATACAGACTCTGCTCAGTCTTTAGGAATCAAATACTCGGAGCTCAGATGGCTTTTCTACTTAGCATTTAATAAGAAGCCACATGAAGCTCTTACCAAACGCAAG TCAATATGTATGTATCATGTTGGAAGAACAgaggattttcaaaaatgtaagGCAATCTGTGATGTGTTAAAACTTTGGTATGAAAAGGATGATACAAGAATTGGAGATGaaattattacacttggaATCTTATCTGAtg GATCTTTCAACATTCCGCAAGGAATATTTTTTTCGCAACCTGTACATTTGAAGATTCTCGATGATGATTCACGAGTGTGGGTTCCGTGTCTTGAATTCCCGTTACCAAATGATACctctaaaatattaaataattttatcgatACTGCtgaattaattttgaaaaacacgaATTTAATTAAGTAA